Proteins from one Panicum virgatum strain AP13 chromosome 7K, P.virgatum_v5, whole genome shotgun sequence genomic window:
- the LOC120643069 gene encoding very-long-chain 3-oxoacyl-CoA reductase 1-like isoform X2 — MAVACAHAQPAWALALAALGLLVSARAAARLALWLYAAFLRPAKPLRRRYGAWAVVTGATDGIGRALASRLAAAGLGLVLVGRSPDRLAAASTDIRARHPGAQVRTFVLDFAADGLAGKVDALGEFVRDLDVGVLVNNAGACYPYARYFHELDEALARGMVRLNVEATTRVTHAVLPGMVERGRGAVVNIGSGGASIMPSCPLHTVYAATKAYVDQFSRSLYVEYKSKGIDVQCQVPMYVATKMASIRNPSFFAPSPEAYARAAIRYIGVIHNMALDGRTKGRAKDARKKAQ, encoded by the exons ATGGCCGTGGCCTGCGCGCATGCCCAGCCCGCGTGGGCGCTGGCGCTCGCGGCGCTCGGGCTCCTCGtgtccgcgcgcgccgcggcgcgcctCGCGCTGTGGCTGTACGCGGCGTTCCTCCGCCCGGCGaagcctctgcgccgccgctacGGCGCGTGGGCGGTCGTCACGGGCGCCACGGACGGGATCGGCCGCGCGCTGGCCTCCCGCCTGGCCGCGGCCGGGCTCGGGCTCGTCCTCGTTGGCCGCAGCCCCGacaggctcgccgccgcctcgaccgaCATCAGAGCCAGGCACCCCGGCGCCCAGGTCCGCACCTTCGTCCTGGACTTCGCCGCCGACGGGCTCGCCGGGAAGGTGGACGCGCTCGGAGAGTTCGTCCGGGACCTCGACGTCGGCGTGCTCGTGAACAACGCCGGTGCGTGCTACCCGTACGCGCGCTACTTCCACGAGTTGGACGAGGCGCTGGCGCGGGGCATGGTGCGGCTCAACGTGGAGGCCACCACGCGGGTGACGCACGCCGTGCTCCCGGGCATGGTGGAGCGCGGGCGGGGCGCCGTCGTGAACatcggctccggcggcgcctCCATCATGCCGTCCTGCCCACTTCACACCGTCTACGCCGCCACCAAGGC GTACGTCGATCAGTTCTCGAGATCCCTCTATGTGGAGTACAAGAGCAAAGGTATTGACGTGCAGTGCCAG GTACCCATGTATGTGGCGACGAAGATGGCGTCCATCAGGAACCCGAGCTTCttcgcgccgtcgccggaggcgTACGCCCGTGCCGCCATCCGCTACATCGG GGTGATCCACAACATGGCCCTCGACGGCCGCACCAAGGGGAGGGCCAAGGACGCCAGGAAGAAGGCGCAGTGA
- the LOC120643069 gene encoding very-long-chain 3-oxoacyl-CoA reductase 1-like isoform X1 gives MAVACAHAQPAWALALAALGLLVSARAAARLALWLYAAFLRPAKPLRRRYGAWAVVTGATDGIGRALASRLAAAGLGLVLVGRSPDRLAAASTDIRARHPGAQVRTFVLDFAADGLAGKVDALGEFVRDLDVGVLVNNAGACYPYARYFHELDEALARGMVRLNVEATTRVTHAVLPGMVERGRGAVVNIGSGGASIMPSCPLHTVYAATKAYVDQFSRSLYVEYKSKGIDVQCQVPMYVATKMASIRNPSFFAPSPEAYARAAIRYIGYEPQCTPYWPWPHALWKLVSLLPGPVADRVIHNMALDGRTKGRAKDARKKAQ, from the exons ATGGCCGTGGCCTGCGCGCATGCCCAGCCCGCGTGGGCGCTGGCGCTCGCGGCGCTCGGGCTCCTCGtgtccgcgcgcgccgcggcgcgcctCGCGCTGTGGCTGTACGCGGCGTTCCTCCGCCCGGCGaagcctctgcgccgccgctacGGCGCGTGGGCGGTCGTCACGGGCGCCACGGACGGGATCGGCCGCGCGCTGGCCTCCCGCCTGGCCGCGGCCGGGCTCGGGCTCGTCCTCGTTGGCCGCAGCCCCGacaggctcgccgccgcctcgaccgaCATCAGAGCCAGGCACCCCGGCGCCCAGGTCCGCACCTTCGTCCTGGACTTCGCCGCCGACGGGCTCGCCGGGAAGGTGGACGCGCTCGGAGAGTTCGTCCGGGACCTCGACGTCGGCGTGCTCGTGAACAACGCCGGTGCGTGCTACCCGTACGCGCGCTACTTCCACGAGTTGGACGAGGCGCTGGCGCGGGGCATGGTGCGGCTCAACGTGGAGGCCACCACGCGGGTGACGCACGCCGTGCTCCCGGGCATGGTGGAGCGCGGGCGGGGCGCCGTCGTGAACatcggctccggcggcgcctCCATCATGCCGTCCTGCCCACTTCACACCGTCTACGCCGCCACCAAGGC GTACGTCGATCAGTTCTCGAGATCCCTCTATGTGGAGTACAAGAGCAAAGGTATTGACGTGCAGTGCCAG GTACCCATGTATGTGGCGACGAAGATGGCGTCCATCAGGAACCCGAGCTTCttcgcgccgtcgccggaggcgTACGCCCGTGCCGCCATCCGCTACATCGGGTACGAGCCTCAGTGCACGCCGTACTGGCCCTGGCCGCACGCTCTGTGGAAGCTCGTCTCACTTCTGCCCGGCCCTGTTGCCGACAGGGTGATCCACAACATGGCCCTCGACGGCCGCACCAAGGGGAGGGCCAAGGACGCCAGGAAGAAGGCGCAGTGA